In Micropterus dolomieu isolate WLL.071019.BEF.003 ecotype Adirondacks linkage group LG09, ASM2129224v1, whole genome shotgun sequence, the DNA window taatgtttttactattctattttttttatttattttttattttacacaagttattaaagctgcaactattaatcaattagttgtcgACTAATAAATGAATCAGGCAACTATTCTGATAACCAATTAATCCATTTAagtaattgacaaaaaaaaagtaattatctgattccagcttgttaaatgtgaatatgttaTGCTTTCTTTCCCACTATGACAGTAATCtgaatatatttgtgttgtggacaaaacaagatatttgaggacgtcatcttgagctgtgggaaacaccgaTAGTCATTTTCCatcattttatagaccaaacaaccaATCAATTAAAATAATCGACAATTAAAATGATTGTTAATTGCAACCCTATTACTTATCACTTGTATCACCTCTCATCTAATGTTATTCTGTATTTCTTGAGCATCATTTGATCCACATGTCATCAAAATGTGAAATCTTTAGAACCTGTGggagtttttttgtttactttagcAGATTTTATACATCGAACAATTAAGTTAAGCATAATAACAGCTGCTTGactatgattattatcatttctATACTTCTTCCACTCCTTGCTGTTGTGTTTGCATATGAAGATCTGTAGCCTACCTCTGCCTTTGGGTGTGACTTCTGCGACTAGGTCCTCCACTGTGACATGCTCCAGGCCCTTTTCTTTGATCACATCTGGACAAAACAGTTAATGACTTAAGAGATCCAGTTTCATGCAAGCACTgtttcaaacacacaaacacaaatacctTTGCAGTGTGCTTTCAGCTGATCCTTCCACCCACACTCCACCAGCTTTGCCCTGAGCAATTCTTTCAACCTGCGGCCACACATTCAGTTGGCATTATTTAAAACGTCTGATATCTCCAAACCATTCACGGCCAAATCAGTGAGGAGAAAAGCTTGCTTACCGCTCCCGCTCCCCCATTTCTATCAGCTTCTGGTTTATTGCAGCCctcatctgggagtctttgctCATGATCTGTTTGAAATCAAGCACAACAATTTCAGTAGAATATGCacaaataaatgctttttttttttttttttgctagcTATCAGGTAGACGTTACCTTTTGTCGAGATGGATTAGCTGGAGAGCACACAGTCCCTTTAAGTTACCGTACCGTCTGAAACGTTAAAAACTGTAAGAAGGTTCCGCTCTGGCAAACGGTTAATTTACCACCAACCGACTGCGTCATTGCTAAACAAAAATGGTCATATCGAAAACTATAtcttttatttacacaaattaaCTTCTTTTTGTTAACACgactaaattaaacatttataaagccatacaaataaagagaaaacacaaagaactCTACCTCCCGTGAGCGCCGGGGCAGGTCGTGTCCGCTGACAAATGGCTCCGTGTGCGACAAAACCGGAAGCGTGTGTCTCACTGACTCCTTCAACATCATATTGCTTCACATCAACTTGTGGATAAAACacagtcattttatttaaaagacatGGCTGCGTCGAATTATTCTTTGAAGGTCAACAGAGAGCTGCTGGACCCTAACTTCGAAAGTTACAGGTTATCTCTGGACGCTATACCAACGTACAACGTAGAGCTGGATGCTAGTAAGAGAAACTAACTTACAGTAACAGTTAGCAGGTGTGCTAACTTAGCTCTGAGACCAGGCTAAAAGCTCTGCTGTAGCACTTCTTTCACAGCTGTAACGTTAAACAAACAATGAAGTAATAACACTGAAGCTGCTCTAGCTGCAGCCCACTGACTCAAGTTCCTTTACTTATACTTGAGGGGTTCAGAGAGTCACTTAAAAATGGGCAGTAAGTTAGTTTAAAATTGCACATCATCAGAGTAACTGTGACCTTAGCGgtaacaaaatatacacaaacatatatCTATTTATGTAGCGGTGTCTATTCAACGCAGTGTTTGTTAGTGAGGAATTTATATTGACTTCAATGTGGAATTGTCTTTAGCTTCACCACACAGCACAAGTCTAACGTTAGTTTAAAGAAAGAGGGGTAAGGAGGctatacatttaatattttaattgcatttggTAGGAATGACTGTGCTCAATAGTGAACTGGACTTGTTTATAATGGCTCACTGAGTTATAAAGTGCCATCACATAAACACACGTGTAAAAATTCGAAATAAACTTGACATTTCAATAATGTAGAGAAGACATGAAAGTAAAGGTGCAAGTAGACATATGtaatcataaaataaaagagTGATACAGAGGGATGTGCTTGCATGTTTATTTTTCCATCTATTTTTATCACAGCCacagaaatgcatttttataagCCTAATATAATGCAGGTACGAACAGGTCAAGGTTTTCTGACATGCTTATTTCAAGTAACCGAGTGGCtttcaaacctttttttctGTTACTAATGTAACACTGAGTgacaaaaaagaatgaaaacgcTACTGGGCTGACACTGAGATCAATCTAACACATATACCAGTGGTGTGTTGACATAGAGGTGCACTTCTTCAATTTGTAACTAGTTAAAGTAATCTTACTCG includes these proteins:
- the LOC123976101 gene encoding transcription and mRNA export factor ENY2, coding for MSKDSQMRAAINQKLIEMGERERLKELLRAKLVECGWKDQLKAHCKDVIKEKGLEHVTVEDLVAEVTPKGRALVPDSVKKELLQRIRAFLAQHATL